The sequence ACGCCATATGTAGCGGGCACCAAACATTTGCCTCCTtggtcattttaaatattggcagaATGGAGTAATATATTAGAAATATCAGCCTTGGCATATGATATAGACAATTTGAATAACCTACTTATTATTTATAAGCCGTGAGGGAACATTCATGCTTTTTGGGCTGGATATAAAACTTATTTCCAGTTCAACCATTTATACTGGATGTTCTATTAAGTGCTGGGGTGTATACCTCATAGGCAACTAGTCAATATTTATACTGGCATTCGTCATCTATGAACTCTTTCTAAATCATTCTAGATACCGCAGAGAGAGGTGCAATACTCACAGCAGGAGCGGCTGCATAACAGCCCCTGAAAAGGGAAAAGGCTGGGAGGATCCCTGCCAGCTGCCAAGATCAATgagctaaaacaaaatattttattaaaccgTGACCCTCATGGCGGACAGTAAACGATTCTGAAGCCCACCTAGTGACCTAAGTAAACTAAATCCTACAGGGCTGAGGGAGAGTGTTTGTAAAATATACCAGAAGACTGATGCACCAGAGATGAGGAAGCTGCCACCACATGGAGATTAGTTGTGTTCCAAAAACGGCATAAACCAAATAAGACAATTAAGCCTACAAAAGTGACACTCAAGAACATAATAAAGAATACAAGTGGAGATCATGGAACATAACGGATCTTCCGTGAAAACGTAGTGCAGCATAAACGATTCAATGACTCACAAACTTGCTTTCGCCCATGGTTACGACTAATGCTCGTCGCACGTGTTTTCCCATGTTTGTGAACTAATGAATACTTAGGTATTTCTAGAAGTGTCTTGTACCGTGAACCCGAACCCCGAAGGTCAACAGATTTTGAACGTGATATATATTTCTACAAACGGATCCTTAAATACGAACCTATGCAAAATTCACATATAGAAAATTGGCATAAGCCACGTTGTGCAGAGTATCTATTAAGAGTAAAAAGATACGCAAAGCAATTTTCTTACAGGCTGTAAGACCAATCGAGTGTACGCCAAACTATATATGTTAGGACACCGCACCACGCTGTGACAAACCCTTCCGAATGACACCAGTAGACTTGCTGCAACTGTGAACTTGTAACAGATGGAAAGCGTTGCAGTATCCCCATGTGGCCTGTAACTAGAGCTTTAACTCCACACATTCCTAAACTGGCGGCTATCACACACCCACTGCTTGCGACCCATTAAAGTAAATTTGTCTGCCAAGAAATACACAAAAGCagcacacacatatgcatgctTATACATGATCAAAAATTGATCGGATTCTGTTCAACACCACACCTGTAAGTTTTAACTGTAATACTCATGAAAGATAACAGGTTCCCATAGTTCAACAACTCTTaagcttacatatatatatatatatatatacatatataacatgtaACGCATGCTTATATGTGCGCATTTTATCTTTACATAAGTCTGCATGAATTTTGttgtaatatttacattaatcTGTTACTGATTAACATTCTTCCCACATAACAGATGCATACTGAAGGACACGTGTAACGACCAAGATCATTGCATCAGCAACTCACATTCACACGTATGTTTATATACACAGCTAACACTATTGTTAGACAAGACAACCCAGCAATATCGTGTTACTTATTTTTTCTTCGTTGTTTCAGAGTAAGTGCACATGGTAGGACACACTAAAAGTTGCAGTTCCTGCTCTCTACACAGATAAGTGAATGCCACGTGTgttgagaaaaagaaaaaaaaagttctgcatAGTttagaaaaaagtgaaatatttctAGGAAAAAAGCATATGAAAAGAGCAGCTTTGTGCCATATGTATTCCTACCTTAAGGTGGGTCCAACGCAGACTGATAACTCTCTTTACCTAAAGTCTCCTTCAGTTCAAGTTAAATGGAaagcctggggggggggtgcacaaCTACAGGAAACTGCATTACTTTATAAGGCATGAGACAGGGGGTGGGAAAGTTTGAAGGGGAGGAGGaagggaggaaagaaaaaaaaaaaagcactggtCAGGACTCAGGGCACTAACTCATGAACAGCCCGAGGGAGAGTGCAAGGAAATACCATAGAGAATACATACTCTAATTCTACAAGTATGTTATGTCTGATGGGGGGAGGGAGTAGTGAAGAACTCTGGTAGGAAACTGTAGGAGTGAAAATGAGCGATGTGGGGGGTGAATTGTGACAACACAGAATCAGAATTCATATGAACAAAAGCTACATATAAGGCAGATACAATGAGAAACAGAATATAACATGCAATGTAACAGTTGGAGAACTGGAATCCGTGCGGGGacattttctacaaaaaagTGTAATGGCAGTCTAAGcatatataaacaaacaaaaaaaaaaagaaagaaaggagaattacatgtattaatttattaaaatgacttAGTTACCCACAACAAACAGGTGCTTGTTTCTCATAGTTCAATTGGTTCTAAAGAGTTTTTACAACAaatagaaagacaaaaaaaaaactgaaaaatatgcaattggggccagattttttttatcccagCCTCTTCCACACACAAAACAATATCTgcaacattaaaatgtttcatttttttattattagacatTGTTCCAATACATCAACAAACGAGGTTTAAATATTCACATCACTTTGCAGAAAAGTGGACAGAAACAGCAAATATCAAGAACAGACCAGCAACAGGTTCAGTATGAACATGTACATTTTCATAAATCTCTTTAAGCATAGCTCTGTCTGCCTTGCTACAGATGATAGCGTAATATCCAACATCCCAAGTATCACTGAAGTCAATTTGATGATGCAATCTCTTTTATGTGATGTCACTACGCGGGTCCCACTCCTTGCTGCATTCTTCTCATAAGTTCCTCATCTTGCATAGAAAGTTCAGTGAGTTTCTTGCCCATTCTCTCATGGATATCGAGATATTTTGAGACACAGCGGTCCAAGCAGACGCTCTCTCCTTTAGATAACTCTGGCTCCTTGTAGTGAGGAGGAACACACTTTTTGTGACAGGCACCAGTCATCCTGCATGATATAGGAGccaatattgtatattatcaaCATAAGGATTGACACAACAGTTTCacagatagaaagaaaaaaaagcgaaGGGCAGTTTTTTTGTACGGTGCAGCTACATATTTTGATAATTTGTCACAAACTAATAATTGTCAAAGAGAAATGTCAGGCATTTAAAGACTCATTGTGAGTGGAATGAAgcagactgtgagaaaagaaatataGGCAGCTACTCAATAAAGaactatttaaacaaaaaaaaaatgtagggagGTACTATAAATGAAATGAGGGGTAGTGGGAACGAGAAAAGGAGATATCTTGTACCACCACCCATGAATTGCACATTGCTTTATGCGATCTAGTTTGCTTAAATTGGTAAGTCACACTCACGAATTTGATTAAAAACACAGAATGGAATATTTTCTAATGTCAACTCAACCTGATGGTTTAACAATGGATTGGAAATGCTATTGGGTTGTGCCTACTCTGCTTTACACTTACCCTAGGCCTGCTAGTGATTTTCATCCCCATGGTGAAATAAAATAAGGGAACACCCACCAGTTTCCCCCTTGACAATATGGTATGCATGTATTGCATTAAATATCTCCCTTCAGTAGACCTCATCATATGGATTAAAGTATATATGCAGAAGaatggccatattttctcagtgTTCCACTCCGTACCTGTTATACATATCCGCCATCATTTCCACCTCCAGTTCTGCTGCCAGCTGCTGAGCTTTGAGTGGATCCATTGCGTTATAGCTGCACTATGCTGGACCCTTAAAGACATGCACACACAAGAAGGGAGAAACAGCAGAATATAAAATTACTTTCTTTGCCCAAGTACAATATACAGCTGAGATTAATGTAGCCTTCATCTTAAAGGAACACCATGCTCACGTATCTCATTTAAACGCAAAGTGGTTTATCCCTTCTTTTACTATTTGGAGTTACAACATTATAGTTCTGTTTCCTGTTTCATTGTCCCCTTTCCTGAAATAATGAACTTCCTGCACTAGCTATGTACCTTCACCGCAAAAGTAGCGGGATTCCGTAACCTCTATGCCAGCTGAACATCTGCAGAATTGTGCTCCAtctcttttatttttggaagtCATGCAAGACAAAGGAATTGTTGGCGgtatatgaataaaagataataataataatatataaattcacTCCATTTTCCGCTGACCAAAAATACCCTACAAAAGCTATAAGGCACTTTCTCCTAgcactgccatctagtggcggTATGGTGCTTGCAAAAGTCATCCTTGAAGGAGCAGCATTTTTATAATTACGGATTAGTTGAAACAGTTATCTGGGTACCATTTCAACTGGAAGCAGTAGCTTCCTGACAGCAAAGGGTTGCAGcgtgtttccttttttattctgGATTTAAGACTGAATCCAACAGTCATTATCAACACAGATGTCTTTCAAATAGGTTCGGACTCCAGTACAAATACTGGAGGCATGCAAGAGCTTTGCAGAGTGTTTCCATCATGATTTTTTTGCAGAAGGAGAGAAGACTATTATTCttttacacaaacattttaaaaatttaaaattattcCTATTTCACAATTGCACTCTAGCAACTTTTTATCAGCTCATCATTTTACCCCCAAGCCACACAGTACAGGATTACCACATTATGCTCCAAAATAGCCTGGACCTTTTGATGTGGCTTGAAGACTGAGTTTGCAATCACTGCTAGCTACATGCCCACACAATCTATTTTTATGTAACATTAAGGAGCGATACAAtataaaggggcactccagccatctaTATttgttaatgcatatgacagctgagtgtcccctttaaatttataattttttctcATTCACCAGGGCATGGAGTGATTCATCCGAATCCCCATCCTCGGCTGGCATGAGATGCAGTCAGCTAGACACACATCTGCTTGCCGGTGCGGGCATTCGGTACACTTAATGCCAGCCAGTCCCATCGATGAACTGCGCAAGAGTTCCAGGGGGTCTAATTTAAGTATGGCTTCAACCGGCTAAGACTCATTGCTGCTTCTCCTAAAGGCAAGTGAATTCTTTAgttctttaatgtgcattctttgtTGTTGTGGCTGCATGAGACATTAGAAAAGATTTAGCAGGAAGTCATATTTACTACTATAGACATTATGTATTaacattgtgtgtgtatatatatatatatatatatatatatgaatatacaaatctttaaattaatatactAAGCTTTTCTTACAGAATCTCTCACAGTTCTATGAAAGCAGTTATTCTAACGTCACACTATGTATGAATCATATCCCTGCTGTCCTTCACATGGCATACATCACAGTGTAAGTGTATTCATCCAAAGCCACATCCAGATCTTTTCTTCCAAAACCGGTGAAGTTTGAGATCACTAAAATATACCTTGACCAAAGTGCTTTCAAATTAAGTATTAACGGTTTTATGCAAGGGATAAAATGGCGGGCATACAGACAGAGGGCATCCTTTGTAATAATTCCACTATGGCCATAACATGCTTTTACTcaaaacgcttattgctttgaGATCAAATAAAATATCGCGTAACTATACAAGATCCGATAATTATTTACACGAGGTTTCATGTATTTCGGTAAAACACAAAATCCAGTCGCTTTCACAATACAGCCGGTATCGACATATTAGTATACTCACCTACGACCTTGTGCCGGAAACACGTGTGTcacatgaagaagaagaagaaaaacttcCTGGTACGACAGAGTCCAAGGACACTAACAGGCAGACCATAGTCACGTGGCGATGGAAGCCGCCTAGGACCAGAAAGCATTGGAGAGAGGCTTGTGAACGCATATATGCAATGATTCAAACATAATAGAAAAGCACCATTGCTGGTAtccttaattttttgtttttactgggCTGTCCGTATAAAGTTAATGTCTTGCTGTTAAGGAAATGGGTACCCTGTGATTTGTTTCACTATAAATTAACTTTACACAGGTGCGTACCAGTTTCACACATGCTTAGTGAAATGTTTAACCATTTAGAGGCAAAATATACAACCAGAAATGTTGTTATACAATTCATTTTAAGGAGTTAAACCTACCTGGGTGTAAGGCGTTCGCAGCCATTTACAGACATGATAttaagtgtccctctttccacCCCTGGTATACTTTATGTGtgagagctcagaatgtttggtgggtataGGCATACTACTGCCTTCTACAACACGTCAGTGGACCGTgctggccgcgtcctgcaagggaaggccccaggtagccagagcccagaagttcccaggtatgctatcTACGGgtctgatatttggggcgctatatcTTTACATTTCCGCGGTAAAAACACACCATATTGTGAGATATTATAGAGTGGGGTGTATGTGAGAAATGTGCACTGTacatatattggtccaatgggggaattttgtttaaacccatgtagaatgttgaaaaattaaATTTGCTAGCTACGGgactgatatttggggcactatatattttaatttccacagtaaaaacacATCATATTGTGAGATATATTATACAGAGGAGTGTATGTGAGAAATATGCAGTGTAACTATATTGGCCCAATGGGGAATTTGTTCTAACcgcatgtagaatgttgaaaaatgccagttgctaacTATGGGTCTGATTTTTGGGCTGCTATATCTtgaaatttccacagtaaaaacacA comes from Spea bombifrons isolate aSpeBom1 chromosome 11, aSpeBom1.2.pri, whole genome shotgun sequence and encodes:
- the TIMM10 gene encoding mitochondrial import inner membrane translocase subunit Tim10, which gives rise to MDPLKAQQLAAELEVEMMADMYNRMTGACHKKCVPPHYKEPELSKGESVCLDRCVSKYLDIHERMGKKLTELSMQDEELMRRMQQGVGPA